Part of the Elusimicrobiota bacterium genome, ATTATAAAAACCAGATTACAGCGATTAAAATCTGGAATTTAGGATTTGTAATTTATGAAATACCAATCTGTTAAAGGGTTCAGAGATATTTTTGGTGATAAAGCGAAAAGTTTTGCAAATATTGAAAAAATGGCAAGAGATATATTTTATAAATATAATTATCAGGAAATGAGAATCCCAACAGTTGAACAATCAGAACTCTTTCTGCGGTCTATCGGCGAGACAACCGATATTGTAGAAAAAGAAATGTATGTGTTTGAGGATAAAGGCAAAAGAATGATAGCACTTCGGCCTGAAGGCACCGCCGGAGTTGTCCGCGCATTTATTGAAAACGACTTTTCTCAAAAATTTCCAACCCAGAAGTTTTTTTATATCGGGCAGATGTTTCGTCAGGATAAACCTCAAGCGGGCAGGTTCCGCGAATTCGCACAAATCGGGTGTGAGTACTTTGGCAATCCGTCCGTATATGCAGATATTGAAATAATTTTACTCGCAAAAGAAATTTTAGAAAGTTCAGGGATAAAAAATATCAGAACTGAACTCAACAATCTCGGTTGTCAGAAATGCCGACCTGAATTTGTAAAAGCGGTAAAAACTGCGCTCCAAAAAGAGATTGACAGTTTGTGCGAAGATTGTAAACGCCGGTTTTACAAAAATCCACTGCGGGTGCTTGACTGTAAAACTGACAGCAAAAAATTTGGTAGTATTAAACCTGTGTTGTGTAATGTATGCGAGTCAGAATTTGAGGATTTGAAAAATGGTTTAAGAAAAACAAAAGTTGATTTTTCAGTTTCCAACAAACTTGTCCGCGGGCTTGACTATTATACTAAAACGGTATTTGAACTCACCGCTGATATTTTAGGCAC contains:
- the hisS gene encoding histidine--tRNA ligase, giving the protein MKYQSVKGFRDIFGDKAKSFANIEKMARDIFYKYNYQEMRIPTVEQSELFLRSIGETTDIVEKEMYVFEDKGKRMIALRPEGTAGVVRAFIENDFSQKFPTQKFFYIGQMFRQDKPQAGRFREFAQIGCEYFGNPSVYADIEIILLAKEILESSGIKNIRTELNNLGCQKCRPEFVKAVKTALQKEIDSLCEDCKRRFYKNPLRVLDCKTDSKKFGSIKPVLCNVCESEFEDLKNGLRKTKVDFSVSNKLVRGLDYYTKTVFELTADILGTQNAVCAGGRYDNLVKDLGGDSTPAVGFAIGVDRVVEILQKPVIGQRSAVSGLKPNTDYRLPITDYRAPVVFVVSTENSDCKKTAFHILTEIRNAEISCDGGYFTKSLKAQMRLADSLKAKYAIISGDEEVKNKKIILRDMKLQQQKEIGIDAAVEELKKSTMPPP